One window from the genome of Grus americana isolate bGruAme1 chromosome 2, bGruAme1.mat, whole genome shotgun sequence encodes:
- the LOC129202918 gene encoding LOW QUALITY PROTEIN: feather keratin-like (The sequence of the model RefSeq protein was modified relative to this genomic sequence to represent the inferred CDS: deleted 1 base in 1 codon; substituted 1 base at 1 genomic stop codon) yields MLSCAKAVTPLGGQHKSGPAPLSLTHFSXRLLLRGQQGPLRTTDMACYDLCSPCGPTPLANSCNEPCVRQCEDSRVVIQPSTVVVTLPGPILSSFPQSTAVGSSSSAAVGNILSSQGVPVSSGAFGYGYGFGGLGCFGGRRGCSPC; encoded by the exons ATGCTGTCATGCGCAAAGGCTGTCACGCCCCTTGGGGGCCAGCATAAAAGC GGCCCAGCGCCTCTCTCCCTCACACACTTCTCCTGACGCCTTCTCCTACGCGGTCAACAAG GACCCCTCCGCACCACAGACATGGCCTGCTACgacctctgcagcccctgcggACCCACCCCGCTGGctaacagctgcaacgagccctgcgtcaggcagtgcgAGGACTCCCGCGTCGTCATCCAGCCTTCCACCGTGGTGGTCACCCTGCCGggacccatcctcagctccttcccccagagCACCGCCGTCGGATCCTCCTCATCGGCTGCCGTGGGCAACATCCTCAGCTCCCAGGGAGTGCCCGTCTCCTCCGGTGCCTTCGGCTACGGCTACGGCTTCGGAGGCCTGGGCTGCTTCGGCGGCAGAAGAGGCTGCTCCCCCTGCTAA